A window of the Synechococcus sp. LTW-R genome harbors these coding sequences:
- a CDS encoding DNA topoisomerase (ATP-hydrolyzing) subunit A encodes MPKARPEQPLPDPSDERRIQPIELHQEMQRSYLEYAMSVIVGRALPDARDGLKPVQRRILFAMHELGLTPDRPYRKCARVVGDVLGKYHPHGDQAVYDALVRLVQTFASRNPLLDGHGNFGSVDDDPPAAMRYTETRLAPIANEAMLDEIGSDTVDFANNFDGSQQEPTVLPAQLPFLLLNGCTGIAVGMATNIPPHNLGEVVDALIALVRKTELSDEKLLELVPGPDFPTGGEVLTGSGLRDTYLYGRGSIPMRGVAHIEEIQPGKGRHKRGAVVITELPYQLSKAGWIEKLAEQVNDGKINGIADIRDESDREGMRVVVELRRDANPEKVLADLQRRTALQSNYGAILLALVHGKPIQLSLRQLLQEFLDYRELTIIRRTKHALKRAEDRLEVVEGLITALNALQRVIAMITAAPDASSAKASLQVHLDINERQADAVLAMPLRRLTGLEQESLRKEADDLRQERARLRHLLDERPALLDAMVSEFKALKKRFATPRRTRLVEGGDELVAQRTAAQRPNTELLRQRAFEGLPNDGRLVIQADGQVKVVGPQLLGRLHLDEPAPLGDNPSPARLILPISSRPALLAFTDAGRVAVLRWEFAGQNPGTLEKFLPEGMSGERVVQLLPLPKEAEGRSVGLLSSDGRFKRLPLAEFQDLSGRATSVLKLKEGVNLKQVVVCQDGKDLLVFTSTGRCLRLQMNDGNVPLMGRNAQGVSIVRLLPGEEAIGSQSVDSNGYIWLATRYGTVSKVEIKNLRPIQRGGIGRTGITFTSRDDRVIGAISQDSKVFSLVITNGQTLRLCQPDATTKEVIDKKESANEVTEVIELISEES; translated from the coding sequence ATGCCCAAGGCGCGCCCCGAACAGCCGCTGCCCGACCCATCCGACGAGCGTCGTATCCAGCCGATTGAGCTGCATCAGGAGATGCAGCGCTCCTACCTGGAATACGCCATGAGCGTGATCGTGGGACGGGCCTTGCCCGATGCCCGCGATGGCCTCAAACCGGTTCAACGGCGCATCCTATTTGCGATGCATGAGCTGGGGCTGACCCCAGATCGCCCCTACCGCAAATGCGCCCGCGTCGTCGGCGACGTGCTGGGCAAGTACCACCCCCACGGCGATCAGGCGGTCTACGACGCCCTGGTCCGCCTGGTGCAGACCTTCGCCAGCCGCAATCCACTGCTGGACGGTCACGGCAACTTTGGCTCGGTGGATGACGATCCACCGGCGGCCATGCGATACACCGAAACGCGTCTGGCACCGATCGCCAATGAGGCGATGCTCGATGAAATCGGCAGCGACACGGTCGATTTCGCGAACAACTTCGATGGCTCCCAGCAGGAGCCGACCGTGCTCCCGGCCCAGCTGCCCTTCCTGCTATTGAACGGCTGCACCGGCATCGCCGTCGGGATGGCCACCAACATTCCTCCCCACAACCTGGGGGAAGTGGTGGATGCCCTGATCGCCCTAGTGCGCAAGACGGAGCTCAGCGACGAGAAGCTCCTGGAGCTCGTGCCAGGCCCGGACTTCCCCACCGGCGGTGAAGTGCTCACCGGCAGCGGCCTGCGGGACACCTATCTCTACGGCCGCGGCAGCATCCCGATGCGGGGCGTCGCCCACATCGAGGAGATTCAGCCGGGCAAGGGGCGCCACAAGCGCGGAGCCGTCGTGATCACAGAGCTGCCATATCAGTTGAGCAAAGCCGGCTGGATCGAGAAGCTGGCTGAGCAGGTCAACGACGGCAAGATCAATGGCATCGCCGACATTCGCGACGAATCCGACCGCGAAGGCATGCGGGTCGTCGTCGAGCTACGCCGGGACGCCAACCCGGAGAAGGTCTTAGCGGACCTGCAGCGGCGTACGGCGCTCCAGAGCAATTACGGCGCGATCCTGCTAGCCCTGGTCCACGGCAAGCCAATCCAACTGAGCCTGCGCCAGCTCCTCCAGGAGTTCCTGGACTACCGGGAGCTAACGATCATTCGCCGGACGAAGCACGCCCTCAAGCGTGCGGAAGATCGCCTCGAAGTGGTCGAAGGCCTGATCACCGCCCTCAATGCCCTTCAACGGGTGATCGCAATGATCACCGCGGCCCCCGATGCCTCCAGCGCTAAGGCCAGCCTGCAGGTGCACCTCGACATCAATGAACGCCAAGCCGATGCCGTCTTGGCGATGCCCCTACGCCGGCTGACCGGGCTTGAGCAAGAAAGCCTGCGCAAGGAAGCGGACGACCTCCGCCAGGAGCGGGCCCGCCTGCGTCACCTGCTGGATGAACGGCCAGCGCTGCTGGACGCGATGGTCTCCGAGTTCAAAGCGCTGAAGAAGCGCTTTGCCACGCCCAGGCGTACACGGCTTGTGGAGGGCGGCGATGAGCTGGTGGCCCAGCGCACCGCGGCCCAACGGCCCAACACGGAGCTGTTGCGGCAACGGGCCTTCGAGGGTCTCCCGAACGACGGTCGCTTGGTGATCCAAGCCGATGGACAAGTGAAGGTTGTGGGCCCCCAACTGCTGGGGCGGCTTCACCTGGATGAGCCAGCACCCCTGGGCGACAACCCCTCACCCGCCCGCCTGATCCTGCCGATCAGCAGCCGTCCTGCCCTGTTGGCCTTCACGGACGCAGGCCGTGTGGCCGTACTGCGCTGGGAGTTTGCCGGGCAAAACCCGGGAACCCTGGAAAAGTTCCTACCCGAGGGCATGAGTGGTGAGCGTGTCGTTCAGCTGTTGCCGCTGCCAAAAGAGGCTGAAGGAAGGAGCGTTGGCCTCCTCAGCAGTGACGGTCGCTTCAAGCGCCTTCCCCTCGCTGAGTTCCAGGATCTGTCGGGGCGGGCCACCTCCGTTCTGAAACTCAAGGAAGGGGTCAACCTCAAGCAGGTTGTTGTTTGCCAGGACGGTAAAGATTTGCTAGTTTTTACAAGCACAGGACGTTGTTTGCGCCTGCAAATGAACGACGGGAACGTGCCGTTGATGGGTCGCAATGCACAGGGAGTATCAATTGTCCGGTTGCTACCCGGAGAAGAGGCAATTGGATCGCAGTCTGTAGACAGCAACGGCTACATATGGCTTGCGACTCGATACGGAACGGTTAGCAAAGTCGAGATAAAAAATTTACGACCTATCCAAAGAGGTGGAATAGGAAGGACTGGAATAACATTTACCTCCAGAGATGATCGCGTGATAGGTGCGATCAGTCAAGACTCAAAGGTATTTTCGTTAGTTATAACGAACGGACAGACACTCCGACTCTGTCAACCAGATGCCACGACCAAAGAGGTCATCGACAAAAAAGAATCAGCCAACGAAGTTACAGAGGTCATAGAACTCATCAGCGAGGAAAGCTAG
- the queG gene encoding tRNA epoxyqueuosine(34) reductase QueG, with amino-acid sequence MGKRRGDQPKPQPLPAEDLAVALKAQALELGFNLVGIASAGGSERLRLRTAALQRWLNAGHHGEMAWMQDPRRQAIEALLPGVRSVVAVGLNYYVDAQPAPGSLKVARYGWGRDYHRLIDGRLRALGRWLQEQQPQAQWRACVDSSPLLDKAWAEEAGLGWIGKHSNLINRDWGSWLLIGHLLTDVDLPADAPATPHCGACRACLDACPTDAIREPFVVDARRCLAFHTIENRAEQLPPEIASGLNGWVAGCDICQDVCPWNQGERVSSSDPDLQPRPWWLDLQGPEALGWSDADWDDKLRASALRRIKPAMWRRNIAAALG; translated from the coding sequence TTGGGCAAGCGTAGGGGCGATCAACCCAAGCCACAGCCCCTTCCGGCTGAGGATCTGGCCGTGGCGCTCAAGGCCCAAGCCCTGGAGTTGGGCTTCAACCTCGTGGGGATTGCCTCAGCGGGCGGCAGTGAGCGACTACGCCTGCGCACCGCCGCCCTGCAGCGCTGGCTGAACGCAGGACATCACGGGGAGATGGCCTGGATGCAGGACCCCAGACGCCAAGCCATTGAGGCGCTGTTGCCAGGGGTCCGCAGTGTTGTCGCGGTCGGCCTCAACTATTACGTCGATGCCCAGCCGGCGCCTGGCAGCTTGAAAGTGGCCCGCTACGGCTGGGGCCGGGACTACCACCGGCTCATCGATGGGCGCTTGCGGGCCCTGGGACGTTGGCTCCAGGAGCAGCAGCCGCAGGCCCAATGGCGCGCCTGCGTCGACAGCTCGCCGCTGTTGGACAAAGCCTGGGCAGAGGAAGCCGGCCTGGGCTGGATCGGCAAACACAGCAACCTGATCAACCGCGACTGGGGGTCCTGGTTGCTGATCGGGCACCTGCTCACCGACGTGGACCTCCCAGCGGACGCACCCGCCACACCCCATTGCGGAGCGTGCCGCGCCTGCCTCGACGCCTGCCCCACGGACGCCATCCGCGAACCGTTTGTCGTCGATGCCCGCCGTTGCCTGGCCTTTCACACGATCGAGAACCGCGCGGAGCAGCTACCGCCCGAGATCGCCAGCGGCTTAAACGGTTGGGTGGCCGGCTGCGACATCTGCCAGGACGTTTGCCCCTGGAACCAGGGGGAACGGGTCTCCAGCAGCGATCCCGATCTGCAACCCCGTCCCTGGTGGCTGGACCTCCAAGGACCTGAAGCCCTGGGCTGGAGCGATGCGGACTGGGACGACAAACTGCGGGCCTCAGCCCTGCGGCGGATCAAACCCGCGATGTGGAGGCGAAACATTGCAGCGGCCCTAGGCTGA
- a CDS encoding tetratricopeptide repeat protein → MAARWLKVLAAAPLMLASLTGGPAKALVPYVVLPSERNLEAAGLGIAQAASRLLKLGQAEEAASLAALTVQLIPTDSRGWLLLAEAQLRSGEDAEASASLEQARNLDPRNAGILFAQGSLALKANQPARAIELIREGQRIDDKNAVSYFDLGNGYILLGESKAALSAFERASKLRSDFWEAINNQSLVLYEQRKDAEAIQRWRSVLTIRPTAAEPMLALAAALNAQDPGNGESLDLAKRALAGDPNYVLSSYQQEQLWGSRLRQATSVLLANANLKGDVERAQANADAEPVEEPR, encoded by the coding sequence ATGGCTGCGCGCTGGTTGAAGGTTCTCGCCGCAGCGCCCTTGATGCTGGCCAGCCTCACTGGGGGCCCCGCTAAGGCTCTGGTGCCCTACGTGGTGCTGCCCAGCGAGCGCAACCTGGAGGCCGCAGGTCTGGGCATTGCCCAAGCCGCCAGCCGACTGTTGAAGCTCGGCCAGGCCGAGGAAGCCGCCAGCCTGGCGGCCCTGACTGTTCAACTCATCCCGACGGATTCCCGGGGCTGGCTGCTGCTGGCGGAAGCGCAGTTGCGGAGCGGCGAGGACGCCGAAGCCTCCGCCTCCCTCGAGCAAGCGCGGAACCTCGATCCCCGCAACGCCGGGATCCTGTTTGCCCAGGGCTCTCTGGCCCTGAAGGCCAACCAACCGGCGCGCGCGATTGAGCTGATCCGCGAGGGGCAGCGCATCGACGACAAGAACGCCGTCTCCTACTTCGATCTCGGCAATGGCTACATCCTGCTGGGGGAATCCAAAGCCGCGCTCTCAGCCTTTGAGCGGGCCTCGAAGCTGCGCAGCGATTTCTGGGAAGCGATCAACAACCAATCCCTGGTGCTCTATGAGCAACGCAAGGACGCCGAAGCCATCCAACGCTGGCGATCCGTGCTGACGATTCGGCCCACGGCGGCCGAGCCGATGTTGGCCTTGGCAGCAGCCCTCAATGCCCAGGACCCCGGCAATGGCGAAAGCCTCGACCTGGCCAAGCGGGCCCTGGCCGGCGATCCCAACTACGTCCTCAGCAGCTACCAGCAAGAGCAGCTCTGGGGCAGTCGCCTGCGCCAGGCCACAAGCGTTCTGCTGGCGAACGCCAACTTGAAGGGCGATGTGGAGCGAGCCCAGGCCAATGCCGATGCTGAGCCTGTGGAAGAACCTCGGTAG
- a CDS encoding nucleotidyltransferase family protein, which translates to MSDAGYQLALVVDDSCKLLGMIADSDIRKALLNGLSLEQEVDSVMNPVPIVVSPCMGESEAHNLMRINHFFHLPVVNHAGQLIGLHVAEHLLSTPERVETVVIMAGGRGQRLMPLTAEIPKPMLPVKGKPMLEHLIEKLSGEGFQNIVISVNYLSAVILDHFGDGSRFGAHISYLHESAPLGTAGSLSLLDPSLLTQHLLVVNCDVLTDVCFADMIDQCIRDSADALMAVRPQEWQNPFGVVRSIGTQFTGLEEKPIVRAQVNAGIYVATPRLLSLLQPGCSCDMTELFLRGLDQQMNLHVFPLHELWLDVGRHSDYETAQEV; encoded by the coding sequence ATGAGTGATGCCGGCTATCAGCTTGCCCTTGTTGTCGATGATTCTTGCAAGCTTCTTGGAATGATTGCAGATAGCGACATTAGAAAAGCACTGTTGAATGGTCTTTCTCTTGAACAGGAGGTTGATTCTGTTATGAATCCTGTTCCGATAGTTGTTTCTCCCTGTATGGGAGAGTCTGAAGCTCATAATCTTATGCGTATCAATCACTTCTTCCACTTACCTGTCGTAAACCATGCAGGTCAGTTGATAGGTCTACACGTCGCTGAGCACCTTCTTAGTACGCCAGAACGAGTTGAAACCGTTGTAATCATGGCTGGCGGTCGTGGTCAAAGACTTATGCCCCTTACGGCCGAAATACCTAAGCCCATGCTTCCCGTAAAGGGCAAGCCCATGCTTGAACACCTTATTGAGAAGTTGTCCGGTGAAGGCTTCCAGAATATCGTGATCTCTGTCAACTATCTATCAGCAGTAATCCTTGACCATTTTGGTGACGGTTCTCGTTTTGGTGCTCATATCTCCTATTTGCATGAATCAGCACCCCTTGGCACTGCCGGCTCTCTGTCCCTCCTTGATCCTTCACTACTGACCCAGCATCTTCTTGTTGTCAATTGCGACGTACTGACTGACGTCTGCTTTGCTGACATGATTGACCAGTGTATTCGTGACTCTGCTGATGCCCTAATGGCTGTGAGACCGCAAGAGTGGCAAAATCCGTTTGGTGTGGTGCGCAGTATAGGAACCCAATTCACCGGCCTTGAAGAGAAGCCTATCGTTAGGGCTCAGGTTAATGCTGGTATCTATGTTGCAACACCCCGTCTTCTTTCATTACTCCAGCCGGGATGTTCTTGCGACATGACAGAACTGTTCCTGCGTGGCCTCGACCAGCAGATGAACCTGCATGTCTTTCCGCTACATGAGCTGTGGCTTGATGTGGGCAGGCATTCCGATTATGAGACTGCACAGGAGGTTTAG
- a CDS encoding HpsJ family protein encodes MSSAVAGRFPSLLRWLGITLVVLLALQLLAVLSVNGWGEQSFRQLLSSTLITQSPMALVGMLLMLLGARLEDPQSGPTPLRWTVCVISGVLALALLFTVPATISGDQSLSDQTNQSLQAQRGQLELAKAQLDNPKVLEQVIEQGVQNGQIPEAASDEEKKKAARAFMESQLQQAENQIKQAETRRDLALNQRRIGGTGTAVVLVIAFALLALAAVL; translated from the coding sequence GTGAGTTCAGCTGTTGCAGGACGTTTCCCCAGTCTGTTGCGCTGGCTGGGGATCACCCTGGTGGTGCTGCTAGCGCTGCAGCTCCTGGCGGTGCTCTCGGTCAATGGTTGGGGCGAGCAGAGCTTCCGTCAGCTGCTCAGCTCCACCCTGATCACCCAGTCGCCGATGGCCCTGGTGGGGATGCTGTTGATGCTGCTCGGTGCGCGTCTCGAGGATCCCCAGTCCGGTCCGACGCCCCTGCGTTGGACGGTTTGCGTGATCAGCGGTGTTCTGGCCTTGGCCCTGCTGTTCACGGTTCCCGCCACCATCAGCGGCGACCAGAGCCTGAGCGATCAGACCAACCAGTCCCTGCAAGCCCAGCGCGGTCAGCTGGAGCTCGCCAAGGCCCAGCTCGACAACCCCAAGGTGCTGGAGCAGGTGATCGAGCAGGGGGTGCAGAACGGTCAAATCCCCGAGGCGGCCAGCGACGAGGAGAAGAAGAAGGCGGCCCGTGCCTTCATGGAAAGCCAGCTGCAGCAGGCCGAAAACCAGATCAAACAGGCTGAGACCCGCCGCGATCTGGCGTTGAACCAACGCCGGATTGGTGGGACGGGCACCGCTGTCGTCTTGGTGATCGCCTTTGCGCTGCTTGCCCTGGCGGCTGTTCTGTAG